In a single window of the Calditrichota bacterium genome:
- a CDS encoding NADP-dependent phosphogluconate dehydrogenase (catalyzes the formation of D-ribulose 5-phosphate from 6-phospho-D-gluconate), with product GIPVPALSSALSYFDSYRSEQLPANLLQAQRDYFGAHTFERLDQPRGMFFHHQWGGNN from the coding sequence GGCATTCCTGTTCCAGCTTTGAGTAGCGCATTGTCCTATTTTGACAGCTATCGCAGTGAACAGCTGCCGGCAAATCTGCTGCAGGCGCAGCGCGACTATTTCGGCGCGCATACGTTTGAACGACTGGATCAGCCGAGAGGCATGTTTTTTCATCATCAATGGGGGGGAAATAATTAG